The following proteins are encoded in a genomic region of Neospora caninum Liverpool complete genome, chromosome XI:
- a CDS encoding putative GPI mannosyltransferase 1, with product MEATRGLPSERGAPSAEGSSTRPSLSQRLLAPCHRVYIHLSKVPAPQLRRYVYLYAVLLRVVLIVYGEWQDRNLRVKFTDIDYKVYSDAARYVVDFQSPYKRHTYRYTPIIAFICVGNILVHSACGKVLFAAADLLLSLLTERLLLFLADQKREATQDQDTELRAHAPPLSSSNAASLLLSSLQSPSSSSPSSPPSSPTSSSPSAPASPRPSPSQFSPSSPFFPASSPAPSSSSTKAPVVSAFLLPALCWTAFPVAATVSTRGNADVVPSLLCLLLLFLLRTRRLDAAAICYGLAVHVKIFPVVYGIPILLFLRGQPLGNALPPVDQVLRLPRLNVAAMLAPASLFAFLSALFQLLRAAVFLFSLPLVLPLRLLPRLNAAQRRFGLLSVGTFFGLGTIFYLCYGWPFLFEAYLYHFSRVDIRHNFSLFFYLLYLSAQTPSKALGIITFIPQMATCLLVGCYYAQKGKLELAFFLQTLIFVALNKVCTAQYFLWWLALLPFAVAGTDLRPRTCWQIVGALAVFEASHLLWMFFGYAVEFRGKASFFPMFLSSLFFALSQFLIVWFFILKSGRRWTLRSKTA from the exons atggaGGCGACTCGTGGCCTTCCCTCTGAGCGGGGGGCACCTTCTGCGGAGGGTTCCTCTACGCGTCCGTCGCTCTCCCAACGTCTCCTCGCGCCATGCCaccgggtgtacatacacctcagcAAGGTTCCGGCGCCACAGCTTCGGCGCTACGTGTACCTTTACGCTGTGCTTCTGCGCGTTGTGCTGATTGTCTACGGCGAGTGGCAAGACCGGAACTTGCGCGTGAAATTTACAGACATCGACTACAAGGTGTACAGCGATGCTGCGCGCTACGTCGTAGACTTCCAGTCGCCGTATAAACGGCACACGTACCGGTACACTCCCATCATCGCTTTTATCTGTGTAGGGAACATCCTGGTTCACTCCGCCTGCGGCAAGGTTCTCTTTGCTGCTGCCGACCTCCTGCTCTCGCTCCTCACGGAGAGActcttgctttttctcgccgatcaaaagcgagaagcgaccCAAGACCAAGACACGGAACTGCGGGCGCACgcgcctcccctctcgtcttccaaTGCCGCCAGTCTCctcctgtcctctctccagtctccctcgtcttcttctccttcttcgccgccttcttccccgacgtcgtcttctccctccgctcctgcgtctccacggccgtctccctctcaattctctccatcttctcctttctttccggcttcgtctcctgcgccctcgtcctcctccaCGAAGGCTCCTGTGGTcagcgcctttcttcttcctgctctctgctGGACGGCCTTCCCAGTCGCTGCGACTGTCAGCACTCGAGGCAACGCAGATGtcgtgccttctctcctctgtctcctcctcctgttCCTCCTCCGCACTCGCCGCCTCGATGCAGCGGCGATTTG CTACGGCCTCGCTGTACACGTAAAGATCTTCCCAGTCGTGTACGGCATCCCTattctcctttttcttcgggGACAGCCTCTTGGGAAT GCCCTGCCCCCAGTTGACCaggttcttcgtcttcctcgcctgaaCGTGGCTGCGATGTtggcgccggcgtctctcttcgcctttctctctgctctttttcaACTCTTGCGAGctgccgtctttctcttctccctgccgCTTGtgttgcctctccgtctcctgccgcgCCTGAACGCCGCGCAGCGGCGATTCGGCCTCTTGAGCGTCGGCACCTTCTTCGGTCTCGGAACCATCTTCTACCTCTG CTACGGCTGGCCGTTCCTCTTCGAGGCGTATCTTTACCacttctcgcgcgtcgacATTCGCCACAacttttcgctcttcttctacCTGCTTTACCTCTCTGCACAAACGCCATCGAAG GCTCTCGGCATCATCACGTTCATCCCGCAGATGGCGACGTGCCTGCTTGTCGGTTGCTACTACGCGCAGAAAGGCAAACTGGAActcgcgttctttcttcAG ACTCTCATCTTTGTCGCGCTCAACAAAGTCTGCACCGCACAG TACTTCCTCTGGTGGCTGGCCCTTTTgcccttcgccgtcgccggcaCGGACTTGAGACCG cggACGTGCTGGCAGATCGTGGGGGCTCTCGCAGTGTTTGAGGCCTCTCACCTGTTGTGGATGTTCTTCGGCTACGCGGTCGAGTTCCGAGGCAAAGCCAGCTTCTTCCCA ATGTTTttgtcttcccttttcttcgccttgtcCCAGTTCCTCATCGTCTGGTTCTTCATCCTAAAGTCCGGAAGACGCTGGACTCTGCGCTCAAAGACCGCGTAG
- a CDS encoding putative Spc97 / Spc98 family domain-containing protein — MSGPHSASRQTGHEPHLTPRAAPHSSSHSSSHSSSHSSFGAFASSSLSRLASLIATAPLPPDLRADLPADANVEKLASPERQRELQSVLEETVRRQVALAQAENGVLSPNVSDPQATLAHRQQVYGHLMRELAASPSPRAAAALPALVPRLERLLSPVSPQSPAPLKRPEAILQLLLHLAELRSSARRAAQKVQRPVASPRVPTTPAASTPRSIRCDSISSVHTGSTVSFPLGRQGSRRLAGEGSEAELRERTRLGAGASPNGDRREAPVEEDEKESPHELGLVYDLSGVSEVALLRDIVYTLQGVDGVHIVFDETLQTYLLSPKVRASNSLRALVSHLAGVGTLYRRLVHALQDPPKGGSETGLEGQSVVAQALRQCMHEQIQEYHKLVAAVEQDVLRSAENGAWSSITLRRFAVWLQEPFCRMRALAALAEEAKGLKGGPLLSTIYAHSLRGDPELRVLMLHMLKRAAAPVTDMIHAWIDHGELRDSAGEFFVAQRLPCAVEELWEKRYFVSVDRIPFFFPPSLAAEILRVGKSLNFLKLCLDTADEAEAGDLRFSALSTVSRSRVAFAGDRESRRRLPPTVERELLQHPEELAWQSLSHSMRRESQETRGGGSASPALDGELAWVAELREKVRVSSATKNKRVVKTLLERQQLLYYLEGIRKFVLLEDGEFTRSLLEAAESHEEQRRRAQSAGDFQDFAAEGITAPPAIRVAVEAAARGSGAGAALSALCPSLLHALTVRFPPAPVSRSAEGSASAAQMWDAFYLDLKLGPSLSSVCTPSVMGAFHKMFYLQWRLHRAAHAVAGAWLQGRSLYRLQQTLSQRKGKLLREKMQISRAARPLETPRAGPSKRWSRTPTPARGEHSRTEREEAREQPFLWEKLREKEEHEQQNITQQKCLGLLNEVAQAISHLQVYLIEDLLNPTWRRMMRLLMACNDFDELLAVHHQCVETLYDGMFLYDAETLQTQLQAQQNATTSDSGLSSSACSNPIIMALIQELLSLASQLTATARNLFSSLEAAMEDPDEARGQREREAAAAGASQTLLQISPRVRGVLLELLRQVEVKQAHVRSRGSACGAGGTGKGLAFGDRGDALRALRCSLDFNAFYGHQAQLAAGSPPSVLLPSLSPAVSPVSPYHPAGASGNLSYPTLLRRALPGVAAAFLPGVAPTGRENPHQVLLQLLLIHQRRQQEAEQRGCLLEGPARAHAGTDNRWGAARESEKRQDAEEREETDVDTPLLPEKMRQQEQKHQAFLKGLPWLSNAADLSENGVSRPGRSAGGSAAAAAKGGDASRGEGAEFSGQAGESALGSAADGGFFSSREIASPSLLIRTLDAGGGARHASKVAGRGDEVRASESPGFQRRCLVAEGPTRPPSGSVSPDAGVDLSLKDALRSPRAAAAAAAAARGLLPAVARKVDLSQGRRGGGE, encoded by the exons ATGTCGGGTCCACACAGCGCCAGTCGACAGACTGGCCACGAACCTCACCTCACACCTCGTGCCGCTCCGCACTCGTCTTCCCATTCGTCGTCCCATTCTTCTTCTCATTCTTCTTTTGGagcgtttgcttcttcgtctctgagtcggctcgcctctctcatcgcgacggcgcctctgccgccCGATTTGCGCGCGGATCTTCCCGCAGACGCAAACGTGGAAAAACTGGCGAGCCCCGAGAGGCAGCGCGAACTGCAGAGCGTTCTCGAGGAGACCGTGCGGAGACAAGTCGCCCTCGCGCAGGCCGAGAACGGCGTCTTGTCTCCAAACGTCTCCGATCCGCAAGCAACGCTCGCGCACAGACAGcaggtgtatggacacctcATGC gcgagctcgctgcttcgccttcgccacgcgcggcggcggcgctgcctgCCTTGGTTCCCCGTCTCGagcgtctgctgtctccggtgtctccgcaatCTCCGGCCCCGCTGAAGCGCCCCGAGGCGATTTTGCAGCTCCTGCTGCATCTTGCGGAACTGCGGAGTTCTGCGCGGCGCGCGGCGCAAAAGGTCCAGAGACCAGTTGCCTCGCCGAGAGTTCCCACGACGCCTGCGGCGTCAACGCCGCGCAGTATCCGGTGCGATAGCATTTCCAGTGTCCACACAGGAAGcactgtttccttccctctgggCAGACAAGGCTCTCGGCGCCTGGcgggcgaaggaagcgaggcggaactcagagaaagaacgcgcCTCGGCGCAGGAGCATCCCCAAACGGCGACCGACGGGAAGCGCCGgtcgaagaggacgagaaagagtcTCCGCATGAACTCGGCCTCGTCTACG ATTTGTCCGGCGTCTCGGAAGTCGCTCTTCTGCGCGACATCGTCTACACCCTGCAAG GTGTCGATGGCGTCCACATCGTTTTCGACGAGACTCTTCAGACCTATCTTCTCTCGCCCAAG GTTCGGGCCTCGAACAGTTTGCGTGCTCTCGTCTCGCATCTCGCCGGCGTCGGCACCCTCTATCGGCGTCTCGTCCACGCTCTCCAAGACCCGCCa aagggaggaagcgagacaggccTCGAGGGCCAGAGCGTCGTGGCGCAGGCTCTCCGgcaatgcatgcacgaaCAGATCCAAGAGTATCATAAActcgtcgccgctgtcgagCAAGATGTTCTTCG GTCCGCTGAAAACGGAGCTTGGAGCAGCATCACACTCCGCAGATTCGCCGTCTGGCTGCAAGAGCCTTTTTGTCGCATGCGTGCTCTCGCGGCTCTC gccgaagaagcaaaaggacTGAAAGGCGGTCCTCTCCTGTCCACCATTTACG CGCACAGCCTGCGAGGAGACCCCGAGCTCCGCGTCCTCATGCTGCACATG ctgaaacgcgccgcagcgcctgTTACCGACATGATTCACGCTTGGATTGACCACGGCGAACTCCG AGACTCCGCCGGCGAGTTCTTCGTGGCGCAGCGACTCCCATGTGCGGTCGAGGAGCTCTGGGAGAAACG GTACTTTGTTAGCGTCGATCGCattccgttcttcttcccgccttctctcgcggcggaGATTCTGCGAGTCGGAAAAAGTCTCAACTTTTTGAA GCTGTGTTTGGACACcgcagacgaggccgaggcaggcgaTCTGCGCTTTTCCGCGCTTTCGACTGTCTCCAGatcgcgcgtcgcctttgcTGGCGACCGCGAGAGCCGCCGGCGCCTGCCGCCGACAGTTGAGCGGGAACTTTTGCAGCATCCCGAGGAGCTTGCCTGGCAGAGCCTCTCGCATAGCATGCGCCGGGAGTCTCAGGAAACCCGCGGAGGCGGCTCCGCGTCGCCCGCCCTCGACGGAGAACTCGCCTGGGTCGCCGAACTCAGAGAAAAGGTTCGCGTCTCGTCGGCCACGAAGAACAAACG AGTGGTGAAGACTTTGCTCGAACGGCAGCAACTGCTCTACTACCTCGAGGGGATTCGAAA GTTTGTGCTTCTGGAGGATGGCGAGTTTACGCGAAGTCTTTTGGAAGCGGCTGAAAGCCACGAAGAGCAGCGACGCCGCGCTCAGTCCGCCGGGGATTTTCAAGATTTCGCTGCAGAAGGAATCACGGCCCCCCCGGCCATTCGCGTCGCTGTCGAAGCCGCCGCACGAGGCA GTGGAGCCGGCGCCGCGTTGTCGGCATTGTGTCCGtcgcttctgcatgcgctgacCGTTCGTTTTCCACCTGCACCTGTTTCGCGCTCGGCTGAGGGTTCCGCAAGCGCCGCGCAGATGTGGGATGCGTTTTACCTGGACCTCAAGCTGGGGCCTTCACTCtcgagtgtctgtacacccaGCGTGATGGGGGCGTTCCACAAGATGTTCTACTTGCAGTGGAGGCTGCATCGAGCGGCGCACGCAGTGGCAGGCGCGTGGCTGCAGGGGCGTTCTCTGTATCGTCTCCAGCAGACGCTctcgcagaggaaaggaaagctgctgagagaaaagatgcAAATTTCGCGGGCAGCTCGTCCCTTGGAGACGCCTCGGGCGGGGCCTTCCAAGCGATGGTCGAGGACGCCGACGCCGGCTCGGGGCGAGCATTCGCGGAcagagcgcgaagaggcaCGCGAACAGCCTTTTCTCTGGGAGAAActccgcgaaaaagaagaacacGAGCAACAAAACATCACGCAGCAAAAGTGTCTCGGTCTCCTGAACGAAGTCGCTCAAGCAATCTCCCATCTCCAGGTGTATCTCATCGAGGACTTGCTCAACCCGACTTGGCGACGGATGATGCGCCTCCTCATGGC ATGCAACGACTTCGACGAGCTCCTAGCCGTGCATCACCAATGCGTCGAGACGCTCTAC GACGGGATGTTCCTCTACGACGCCGAGACGCTTCAGACGCAGTTGCAGGCGCAGCAGAACGCGACGACGAGCGACTCTGGCCTGTCgagcagcgcatgcagcaacCCGATTATTATGGCTCTCATCCAGGAGCTTCTCTCCTTGGCCTCGCAGTTGACGGCAACCGCG CGAAATCTGTTCAGTTCTTTGGAGGCAGCGATGGAAGACCccgacgaggcgcgcggaCAGCGCGAGCGCGAAGCCGCTGCGGCCGGGGCGAGTCAGACGCTGTTGCAAATCTCCccgcgcgtgcgcggcgtCCTCCTCGAGCTCCTGCGCCAGGTCGAGGTGAAACAGGCGCACGTGCGCTCGCGGGgaagtgcatgcggcgccgGCGGAACCGGCAAAGGCCTCGCGTTCGGCGACCGAGGAGACGCTCTGCG GGCTCTGCGTTGCTCTTTGGACTTCAATGCGTTCTACGGCCACCAGGCTCAGCTGGCTGCGGGGAGTCCTCCGTCGGTGTTGctcccgtcgctctctcccgccgtgtctccggtgtctccttaCCACCCTGCAGGCGCTTCGGGGAATCTCTCGTACCCGACGCTGCTGCGCCGCGCGCTTCctggcgtcgccgccgcgtTCCTCCCTGGCGTCGCGCCGACCGGCCGCGAGAACCCGCACCAAGTCCTCCTGCAGTTGCTGCTGATCCACCAAAGGAGGCAGCAGGAAGCCGAGCAGCGGGGCTGTCTGCTCGAAGGCCCCGCCCGAGCGCACGCGGGCACAGACAACAGGTGGGGCgcagcgcgcgagagcgaaaaaagacaagacgcagaagagagagaagagacggacgtcgacacgcctctccttccggaGAAGATGCGTCAGCAGGAACAGAAACACCAAGCGTTCTTGAAGGGGCTGCCGTGGCTGTCGAACGCGGCAGACCTCTCGGAAAACGGGGTTTCGCGTCCAGGGCGGAGCGCGGGCGGCTcagcggctgcggccgcgaAGGGTGGAGACGCCAGTcgaggggaaggcgcggagtTTTCGGGTCAGGCGGGCGAGTCGGCGCTGGGGAGCGCGGCGGACGGCGGATTCTTCTCCAGTCGCGAAATCGCTTCCCCGAGTCTCCTCATACGAACGCTCGAcgcgggaggcggcgcgaggcaCGCGAGCAAGGTCGCGGGTCGGGGCGACGAGGtgcgagcgagcgagagtCCAGGATTCCAGAggcgctgcctcgtcgcGGAGGGTCCGACGCGACCGCCGAGCGGATCCGTGAGTCCTGACGCCGGCGTGGACTTGAGCCTCAAAGACGCACTGCGGTCGCCGCGCGCAGccgcggccgcagccgcagccgcgcggGGCTTGTTGCCTGCCGTTGCGCGCAAGGTCGACCTCTCGCAAGGACGGCGGGGAGGTGGAGAGTAG
- a CDS encoding Zgc:92083, related: MALHYAYPVGLAAPGESAIWRCPKYEEATAPKPAEKGPFLTTLDVEASDCSKGEFPEGESPPESGWWCSAYGVFRVGKSRAGGSARCMGARLSPADKEFFYWTFDEADEKARLLGSGLSQLLKDGVITVQTFPDEERNGGKFANVGILLHSRREWILTDLATSAYPPLSSVTLHYTFPPEHLKAILSEAGECKNAKGDENIAEEGVWTHDEKNRTEIRGESAQPGETRFFHTVSTLVTDVEQLKVVSELKADLPALKGLVLVNLAEETSRLEKENPDEKANLLKLVEEVRAKGVQVFDFEDILEKGRKAYISPIMEQDPERIFTIVYTSVSQWSVVTFSSSGTTGNPKGVMLSNRNFVREIQGCLCINHYTLMMDDDFLHFALLPLSHVFERMVEYVAYGFGAAVAYFSRKKELLADDWRYAQPSCLIMVPRVATLVLDSIESQMQQLPMLKRAVLNFAINRKLHARRSVSQSTVLGTLRLGSSGSEASMREERSMASAAKSTAESCTTRASTASAAPPLQAFWYDRVLGASSTLQTRLFGRAGRIRFLLSGGGKLNPDVQEKLEAYLATSFLQGWGMTETSGAGCWQAREGDGSLDNAGGPSAVMEMKLRSWEHYDAERAECPQGELLVRGENVFEGYFRQKAMTDEAFVFDADDAGKPGAWSRRWLATGDIAEIQPNGSMKIIDRKKSLIKLAQGEYLQTEKLESIYARSAFVDNIFVHGYDSQSYPVAVVVPNRQAVMLWAEKRRSGASKPNAKPLQKVSDEALAEVLRDPELKKDILLDFNRLATDASLLGFEKVKNVHLTLDVWTPDNGMLTPTFKTKRAVMCRSYRADMDRLYEELSHGA; the protein is encoded by the exons ATGGCCCTCCACTACGCGTACCCCGTCGGCTTGGCCG CCCCGGGAGAGAGTGCGATCTGGCGGTGTCCCAAGTACGAGGAGGCGACTGCGCCGAAGCCTGCTGAAAAGGGCCCATTCCTCACGACTCTGGATGTGGAAGCGTCGGACTGCTCGAAGGGAGAATTTCCGGAAGGCGAGTCGCCTCCGGAGTCTGGCTGGTGGTGCTCCGCGTACGGCGTGTTTCGCGTCGGCAAGAGCAGAGCCGGAGGGAGCGCACGGTGTATGGGAGCGCGCCTTTCCCCGGCAGACAAGGAGTTCTTCTACTGGACGTTCGACGAAGCGGATGAGAAGGCGCGGCTGCTGGGTTCGGGCCTCAGCCAGCTGCTGAAGGACGGCGTGATCACCGTCCAGACGTTTccagacgaggagaggaacggagggAAGTTCGCGAACGTCGGCATTCTCCTCCACAGTCGCAGAGAATGGATCCTCACGGACCTCGCCACTTCTGCGTATCCTCCCCTAAGCAGCGTCACCCTGCACTACACCTTCCCCCCTGAACACTTGAAGGCAATTCTCTCCGAAGCAGGCGAGTGCAAGaacgcgaaaggagacgagaacatAGCAGAGGAAGGGGTGTGGACGCatgacgagaaaaacagaacgGAGATTCGGGGAGAATCAGCGCaaccaggagagacgcgtttttttcacA CCGTCTCGACGCTGGTGACGGACGTGGAGCAGCTGAAAGTGGTAAGCGAACTGAAGGCGGATCTCCCGGCCCTCAAGGGTCTCGTCCTCGTGAATCTGGCGGAGGAGACGTCGCGGCtagagaaagaaaacccgGACGAAAAGGCGAACCTTCTGAAGCTGGTGGAAGAGGTGCGCGCAAAGGGCGTTCAAGTCTTCGACTTCGAAGACATCctcgagaaaggaagaaaggcgtaCATTTCGCCCATCATGGAGCAAGATCCCGAACGCATCTTCACGATCGTCTACACCTCCG TCTCTCAGTGGTCGGTTGTgactttttcctcttcagggACGACGGGGAACCCCAAGGGCGTGATGCTGTCGAATCGGAATTTCGTTCGCGAGATTCAGGGCTGTCTGTGCATCAATCACTACACGTTGATGATGGACGACGACTTTCTGCATTTTGCGTTGCTGCCGCTCTCCCACGTGTTTGAGCGCATGGTCGAGTACGTGGCGTACGGCTTCGGCGCCGCGGTAGCTTACTTttcgcggaagaaggagttGCTGGCGGACGACTGGCGGTACGCGCAGCCTTCGTGCCTGATCATGGTCCCGCGCGTCGCGACGCTCGTCCTCGACAGCATCGAGTCGCAGATGCAGCAGCTGCCTATGCTGAAGCGCGCAGTTCTGAACTTTGCGATCAACcggaaactgcatgcgcggcggtCCGTGTCCCAGTCGACCGTTCTGGGCACGCTCCGCCTCGGCTCGAGCGGCTCGGAGGCGTCGATGCGGGAGGAGCGGTCGATGGCCTCAGCCGCCAAGTCGACCGCCGAGAGCTGCACCACGCGCGCGTCGACGgcctccgccgcgccgccgctgcaaGCCTTCTGGTACGACCGGGTgctcggcgcctcgtcgacgtTGCAGACGCGGCTCTTTGGCCGAGCCGGGCGCATCCGCTTTCTGCTTTCTGGCGGCGGGAAGCTGAACCCAGACGTCCAGGAGAAACTCGAGGCGTACCTCGCGACCAGTTTCCTCCAAGGCTGGGGCATGACGGAGACCTCTGGGGCGGGGTGCTGGCAAGcacgcgagggcgacggaaGCCTCGACAACGCCGGCGGGCCGAGCGCCGTGATGGAGATGAAACTCCGGTCCTGGGAGCATTACGACGCGGAGCGCGCGGAGTGTCCCCAGGGCGAGCTTTTGGTTCGCGGGGAGAACGTGTTTGAGGGGTACTTTCGCCAGAAGGCGATGACTGACGAGGCGTTTGTCTTCGATGCGGACGACGCCGGAAAACCCGGGGCGTGGAGCCGCCGTTGGCTCGCCACGGGCGACATTGCCGAGATCCAACCTAACGGATCGATGAAAATCATCgaccggaagaagagcctGATCAAACTGGCCCAGGGCGAGTATCTGCAGACCGAGAAACTCGAGAGCATCTATGCCCGCAGCGCGTTCGTCGACAACATCTTCGTGCACGGCTACGACTCCCAGTCGTACCCggtcgccgtcgtcgtccCGAACCGCCAAGCCGTCATGCTCTGGGCTGAGAAGCGccgctccggcgcctccaAGCCCAACGCGAAGCCGCTGCAAAAAGtgagcgacgaggcgctcgCCGAAGTGCTCCGGGACCCCGAGCTGAAGAAAGACATCCTTCTCGACTTCAACCGCCTCGCCACAGACGCGTCTTTGCTCGGCTTTGAAAAGGTCAAAAACGTGCACCTTACCCTCGACGTGTGGACTCCCGACAACGGCATGCTCACGCCCACCTTCAAAACGAAACGCGCCGTCATGTGCCGCTCGTACAGAGCGGACATGGACAGGCTGTACGAAGAACTTAGTCACGGGGCGTGA